In a genomic window of Porphyromonadaceae bacterium W3.11:
- the rplK gene encoding 50S ribosomal protein L11, with amino-acid sequence MAKEIAGQLKLQIKGGAANPSPPVGPALGAKGINIMDFCKQFNARTQDQAGKVLPVIITYYSDKSFDFIVKTPPVAVQLLEISKKKSGSAEPNRKKVATITWDDVKTIAEAKMVDLNCFTIASAMRLVAGTARSMGISIKGAFPENVE; translated from the coding sequence ATGGCAAAAGAAATTGCTGGACAACTTAAACTGCAAATCAAAGGTGGTGCGGCTAATCCGTCCCCTCCGGTTGGTCCTGCACTTGGTGCAAAAGGGATCAACATTATGGACTTTTGCAAGCAATTTAACGCCAGAACCCAAGATCAGGCTGGGAAAGTTTTACCTGTAATAATTACATATTACAGCGATAAGTCTTTTGACTTTATCGTAAAAACACCTCCTGTGGCTGTTCAACTTCTGGAGATCTCTAAGAAAAAATCAGGTAGTGCAGAACCAAATCGTAAGAAAGTAGCGACCATTACATGGGATGATGTTAAGACGATCGCAGAAGCAAAAATGGTAGACCTAAACTGCTTCACTATAGCAAGTGCTATGAGGTTAGTTGCAGGGACTGCTAGGAGTATGGGTATTTCTATTAAAGGGGCTTTCCCGGAAAATGTTGAATAA
- the rplA gene encoding 50S ribosomal protein L1, giving the protein MSKLTKNKKLALSKVEPGKLYTLTEASALVKEITTTKFDASVDIDIRLGVDPRKANQMVRGVVSLPHGTGKETRVLVLCTADKETEAQEAGADYVGLDEYIEKIKGGWTDVDVIITMPSVMGKIGALGRVLGPRGLMPNPKSGTVTNEIGNAVREVKQGKIDFKVDKAGIIHASVGKISFPAEKIRDNAREFINTIVKLKPTAAKGTYIKSIFLSSTMSLGIKVDPRSFVGE; this is encoded by the coding sequence ATGAGTAAACTAACGAAAAATAAAAAGTTAGCTTTGAGTAAGGTCGAGCCGGGGAAACTATATACACTTACGGAAGCTTCAGCTCTTGTAAAAGAGATCACAACAACTAAGTTTGATGCTTCTGTAGATATAGATATCCGTCTCGGTGTAGATCCAAGAAAAGCTAACCAAATGGTACGTGGTGTTGTATCACTACCACACGGAACAGGAAAGGAAACTAGGGTACTGGTGCTCTGTACTGCTGACAAAGAGACTGAAGCACAAGAAGCTGGTGCTGACTATGTAGGACTTGATGAATACATTGAGAAGATCAAAGGTGGCTGGACCGACGTGGACGTTATCATTACCATGCCTAGCGTTATGGGAAAGATAGGTGCACTTGGTAGAGTTCTTGGTCCTCGTGGACTTATGCCTAACCCAAAAAGTGGAACCGTTACTAACGAAATTGGTAACGCGGTACGTGAGGTTAAGCAAGGTAAGATCGACTTTAAGGTTGATAAAGCTGGAATTATACACGCATCAGTTGGTAAGATTTCTTTCCCTGCTGAAAAGATCCGTGATAATGCACGTGAATTTATCAACACAATCGTGAAACTTAAGCCTACTGCTGCGAAGGGTACTTATATTAAGAGTATTTTCTTATCAAGTACTATGAGCCTTGGTATCAAGGTGGATCCTCGCTCTTTTGTTGGAGAATAA
- the rplJ gene encoding 50S ribosomal protein L10, which produces MKKELKTTVVNQLVELVEQYPNFYLTDIEGLTADKTSALRKECFKSDVKLVVVKNTLMRIALSQVNDEAYSPLYDTLKGNTAVMFAETANAPAKLIKAFIKENKPEDETQKAKPELKGAYVQEGIYLGPEKLEELVTIKSKEELIGDILGMLEGPIQSVVSQLASAGGTIHGLLDAIEEKNN; this is translated from the coding sequence ATGAAGAAAGAACTTAAAACAACAGTGGTTAACCAATTGGTTGAGTTAGTAGAACAATATCCAAACTTCTACCTAACTGACATCGAGGGACTAACTGCTGATAAGACAAGTGCACTGCGTAAGGAGTGCTTCAAAAGTGACGTAAAATTGGTAGTGGTGAAGAACACTCTTATGAGAATCGCACTAAGCCAAGTAAACGATGAAGCATACTCCCCACTATATGACACCTTGAAAGGAAATACTGCGGTAATGTTTGCTGAAACAGCAAATGCACCTGCAAAGCTAATCAAGGCCTTTATTAAAGAGAACAAACCTGAGGATGAAACTCAAAAAGCAAAACCAGAACTTAAAGGTGCCTACGTACAAGAAGGCATTTACCTTGGTCCTGAGAAGCTAGAAGAGTTGGTTACTATCAAGAGCAAGGAAGAACTTATCGGAGATATCCTTGGTATGCTTGAAGGACCTATCCAAAGCGTCGTTTCGCAGCTTGCTTCAGCTGGTGGTACTATCCACGGTCTGCTGGATGCAATTGAAGAAAAGAACAACTAA
- the rplL gene encoding 50S ribosomal protein L7/L12, protein MADIKAIAEQLVNLTVIEVTELKNILKDEYGIEPAAAAVAVAGPAAGGEGAAEEKSTFDVVLKAAGGAKLQVVKAVKEHMGLGLKEAKELVDAAPSKLKEGVDKAEADALKAVLEEAGAEVEIA, encoded by the coding sequence ATGGCAGATATCAAAGCTATTGCTGAACAACTAGTGAACCTTACTGTAATTGAAGTAACAGAACTTAAGAACATTCTTAAGGATGAATATGGTATTGAACCAGCTGCTGCTGCAGTTGCAGTTGCAGGTCCTGCTGCTGGCGGTGAAGGTGCTGCAGAAGAGAAGAGCACATTTGATGTAGTTCTTAAGGCTGCAGGTGGTGCTAAACTACAAGTAGTAAAGGCTGTTAAGGAACACATGGGCCTTGGTCTTAAAGAAGCTAAGGAACTAGTAGATGCAGCTCCAAGTAAACTTAAGGAAGGCGTAGACAAAGCTGAAGCTGATGCACTTAAGGCTGTCCTCGAAGAGGCTGGTGCTGAAGTAGAAATAGCGTAA